The Paenibacillus sp. FSL W8-0426 region GTACCCCAAACGCGGAAACTACTCGGATGCCGTTACATACAACGACAACGCGATGGTGCGCACCATGGTCCTTATTGACGATATGATTGAACGGCGCGAAGGCTTCAATAACGACATTCTGAATGAACAGGATCGTGCACGATTGAAAAAGGCCCTGAACAAAGGCATCGACTACACGCTGAAAGCGCAAATCGTCAACAACGGCGTGCCTACCGTCTGGTGCGCCCAACACGATCCGGTAACCTTTACCCCGCTGCCGGGGAGGGCTTATGAACTGGCCTCCAAATCGGGATCGGAATCGGTAGGCATTACCGCCTTCCTCATGTCCAGGCCGCAAACGCCCGAGATCAAAAAGGCCGCGCAAAGCGCGCTTCGTTGGTTCGATACCGTTCGGGAAAATGGAACCAAATACAACCGCCAGGGACCGGTGTATTTCGAGCCTGATCCGGGCAGCGTCATCTGGTACCGTTTCTATAACGTGGATGAGGATGTTCCTTTTTTTGCGGACCGGGACGGGTTGAAATACATGGACATTCTGGAGATCAGCGAGGAGCGCAGGCACGGCTATTCCTGGGCCGGAAACTATGCTCGCAATCTGCTTAAACTGGCCTCCGAGCAAGGATATTATACATTGAGGCAGCCGCTCCCCTAGGTCTGCTGCGGCATGACCCAATCCGCTTTGGTACGGCAGTTTTGCCGAAAACTGCGAACCATTCCGCCACGTTCACAAAAAAACCTGTCACCGGAGACTTCCGGGGACAGGTTTTTGCGTAATATTCAGGTTTAACCCTTAACCGAGCAATTGCTCAATTTCGGCCGTCATCGCCTCAGGCGATTCCTTCGGCTCGTAACGTGCCACCACTTCACCGCTTCGGTTCACGAGAAACTTCGTGAAATTCCACTGGATTTCATTGCTCTCTCCCTCACCCGGCTGCTGCTCGCGAAGATATTGGAACAACGGGTCGGCGCCTTCACCGTTCACTTCCACCTTGGCGAATACCGGGAAATTCACGCCGTAGTTCAGCTGGCAGAACGATGCTGCCTCCTCGCTGCTCCCCGGTTCTTGGCCACCGAACTGATTGCAGGGAAACCCGAGCACGACAAGGCCCTGATCGCGGTAACGATCATATAGCTTTTGCAATTCGCCGTATTGCGGCGTCAGCCCGCATTGGCTGGCCGTGTTGGCGATGAGCAGCACTTTGCCTTTATATTGATCGAGCGACACGTCTTGATTGGCGGTAGTTACCGCTTTGTACGAATATACGGACATGACCGATTCCTCCCATGCTTTTGTAGGTTTCAAAGGCTGTGCCTCCCGCAAGGTTCACGAACGATGCGCTGGCGATACAGCCGATATTTCCATTATAAACCTGTCCCTGCCCAATACCAAATCTGCGAAAACGGTACCCTTATTACTTATTCGCCGCGAGGATCGCTTCGTAACGTTCCTGCCGCTCCGCCTTGCTCAGCTTCGGACAGGTGTAGCAATAATCCTGTCCGTCATAGACGACATGATGCAAACAGCAGGCGGGCTTCATCAGCAGGGTCTGCCCGGGCTGGTAGGGATTCGCAACCTCCACCGGCTTGAAGGACAGGAGGTTTCTTTTCAGCCCCAACACGTCCGGAGGCATGCTGATCACATGCTCGTATCCTTTGATGACCGCTTCGCGTTCCGCCTGTTCAATGGGCATCTGCTGCACTGCCGTTGTGAACCATCTCAGAATGCCCGCCAGCTGCGACCACATTTGGCCCGGTTTGGCCCCTCCGGCTGCTGCCACTCCTTCAATCATCGGACGCAGCTGCTCGCCGTAGTATGCCGTAAGCACCTCGTTTCGCCATGAGGAGTGGGCACATGCTCGATTCCGGGGTTCATCTCCCTCGGCTGCCTGTTGAACATGCGGACGCTCTGTCGCATCCCTAAGGAGGAAACTTGCTGCCACACGGTCGTTCTTCACTTCAAGCTGCAATTCGATATTGTCCAGCGAAATGTCGAGCCGCGCATCGCATACGGCTGTCATGTAGTGGATCCCAAGCACAAGCCCCCGCAGCGAATGCGTGAAATAAACGGCCGCCGAACGCAGCGAGTCGGCACGAAGGTGTTTGTTGAACTCGGCCAGCATTTGCCTGGCTTGAACAGGATCTTTCAACGCGGCCAGGGGCATGCTCCAGACTGGCTGCTCCAACGATGTCACTGCAATTCGGCCATACTGCTGCAGCCAATCGTAATTGATCGCTCCCATGATCGAAAACCCTCCCATACGAAATTATGTATCGCTGTAGATCCAGAATTAACAAGTTACTTGTTTCAAACGTACATATCCGACATACCCTGATGCCAGCTCTCTAGAAATGTACGCTGGCGAACCCTAATCCTGCATAACGCGAAAATGAGCCGTGTGCATGCAGCACAACGGCCCTTATTATGATTCGCCCATTACAGGCGTTGAAATGTCTAACTTCCCGCAGCGGTGCGAATGCGCTGTTCCGTTCTTCCTGCTACATGCAGCATCGATTCATTCGCAACCGGCTGTTCGGATACTTGTTGGCGTGCTCCGGCAAGCGCGTACGGCAAGCACAACGGAACGCCCGAGCGCGGGTCTATAACGATATCTGCTTCAATGTTGAACACTTCGCGCAGCACGTCGGGGTTCATGACTTCAACAGGCGAGCCTGTAGCCACCGCTTTGCCTTTCTTGATGCCAATCATGTGATGGGCATAACGGGAGGCATGGTTCAGATCATGTACGACCATGACGATGGTACGATTGGCGGTCGTATTCAGCATCTCCAGCAATTGAAGCACCTCCAGCTGGTGGGCCATATCAAGGAATGTCGTCGGTTCGTCAAGGAACAGGATATCCGTTTCCTGAGCAAGAGCCATCGCAATCCATGCACGTTGGCGCTGTCCTCCGGACAACTGATCGATCGGGCGATCATGAAATTCGTTCATGCCCGTCACTTCGATGGCCCATTCGATCATGCGCTTGTCCTCGGGACGCATCGATCCGAAACCTTTTTGATACGGGAAGCGGCCATAAGAAACAAGCTCGGTTACGGTCAGCCCTTCCGGTGCAGTAGGGTTTTGCGGCAAGATCGCAAGCTGTTTGGCTACCTCGCGCGTAGATTGCTTATGAATGGACTTTCCGTCGAGCAGCACCTGTCCGCCCTTTGGATTCATGATGCGTGCCATCGTTTTCAGGATTGTCGATTTCCCCGAGCCGTTGGCTCCGACAAGGGCCGTGATCTGGCCTTGGGGGATTTGAATATTCAGGTCCTCAACAATCAGTCTTTCTTCATAAGCGATATCCAGCTTGGACGTCTCCAGACGAAACATGCGATCATCCCTCTCTCATTTATCCGGGTATGTACTTCCGGTTATGGCAACAATAACGTATTGGTTGTATGAAAAGATTACCGACTCAGCAAGTTCAAAAAGTTCCTATATCTAAAGATACTGATAATCATTATCATTTGTCAACACCATTTCGCAAATTCATTGGGTATGGAATGCAGTATTTTGCAAGATGGACATATTTCGAAAGGAAATACATCTCATTGGAAGACCGTATTTCAGTAAATCGCACAAAAGATGCCTGCTGATGAATGCTGCTGTGCCAGCTTCCCAAGACCGTACCGCGCCGGATACATCTCCAATCAGATCGCTGCAACGACATTATATATGCTCTTCAGGCCATTACGAATTCATGGAATTTCGGCCAAACCTACGAAAAAAAGGCGAGAGTCCATACACTGGCTTCTCTCACCCTTGTTTTGTTGATATGCTTTTCCCTGAAATGGGTCTGTTACCGAGCTACAACTTGGGTTCAGGGATCAGGTTAATCACAAGCGCGCCGCTTTGCACGCTGGCAATGTTCGCTGCCTCGATTCCCTCGGGAATGCGCACCTTCTGGCCGAACGGATAAAGCCGATCCATGTCCGCTTCCGTCAGGTTCTCCAAAGAGGGGGCACTCGATCCCGTTGAACCGTCTATTGCCGACTGCTGATCTGACGTGCCATTCGTTGAACCTGTGCCAGCACTCGTTCCGTTTTCTCCAGCCTGTCCGTCTGTCCCACGCGACGATGCGTCAGGAGACTGGGTTGAGGACGAATCGGGCGATGAGGCACCATTCTCTTCTCCTTGACTCAGATCTGGTGCAGAGCTCTCACTCTGTACACCGCTGCCTTCATTGGTCGATCCTTCGGAACTGTCATGGGTATCGTCATTCCCGGATGGGTCAACTGAAGAACCAGCCGCACCGTCGCCTGCAGTTGAACCCTCTGGCTGCCCTTTCGTGGTTAGGCTCTCCCACGCTCCGGCAGCATCAAGTTCCTCTACGCTGCCATCCTTCATGTTCAACTCCAGCGAATCGGACTGCAGCGTATCCCCGCCTGTCTCCGTGCGGAAACGGATTACCAATTGCGACGAGGCTTCCGCACTCCCGCCGGAGCCGCCCGGAATAACATAGGCCACCTGCTCGGGCAGCTGCACTTCCGGCTCGCTCGTAACATCGGGCTCCTGCACGGACGGCGGAGAAGCCGCCGGCGCTTCCGAATCTTTGCCCATCCATGCCAAGGCTGCTCCCGCAATGCCGGCAACCAGAATGACGATGAACGATGCCAAGAACAGGTTCTTTCTCTTGCCTGTCAGTATGCGAACCAGCGGGGAGGCGAGCTCCGATTTGGCCCGGTCATACGTCGGTTTCATGGTCCTGTCTGCCCTTGCATAATACGGCTTGAAGGCAGATTTCGATTTGAAGGCATCCCGATCATGGGTTTTGAAATAATCCACGACCGCATCCGAGTAGGCCTTGGCTGCTTGCTGCCCTCGCATGAAGAGCCGCTGGCGTCCCGACCATTCCATGAATTGGTATAACACGTCCTTGCTGCCGACATGGCTGCGGACGAAATCCAGCAGTCCGGCATAGTCCAGCCTGCTCCCGTTGCCTCCCCGATAAAAGGCAAGGGGCAGCGCCTCAAAAGACTTGCTTCCCGGCTGCTGCCGCATTTCGGCGGCCAACCAGCCGCGCGTCCAACGCTGCATTTCGTTCCGCTCCGCCAAAGAGAGGGACTCCAGCCTCGCCTCGTCCTGATCCTCTCCGCTTAGCCAAGCTCTCGCAGCCAGCATGACATTGATGCGGGCCGTTACGTCGGCTCCCTGTCTCGCAGCCCAATCCCGCACTTCGTTCTCGTGCAGCAGAATATCAATGCTCAGCAGCTGCTCCCTGGCGACCCGGCCCAAATCGAGATCCTGAATGAGGAAAAGATTAATGACATAAGCCAGCTTATCTGCCAACCGGGTCAATTGCTCCTGATAATCGGGCGGCGCTGCTCGTTCGGACAAGCTGCCCCGACTTGCAAATCCTTGGGTCCGCGCCTCGGATTGACCGATTTTGGCGGTGATGGCTGAACCGGCTGCGGCCTTTGGCATGCGGTCCAGCAAACTGACCTGCTTCAGCGCTTCATTTGCAGCCTCGACCGGATCAGGTGCCGAAAACAGACGCTCACGCAGTTCCTCGGCAGTCCGCTCCAGCAAGAAGCCGTCGTGAACGGCTGCAGGGTGCTCTGTTACCCAGCGCTGGAAGACCTTTGTAGTATCTGCAGCCGTCTCGGCCCGTTTCAACTGTTGTTCCAAATAGGGCTCGAACAACAGCTTCGATAGCGACGGATTACCCAGCACCTTCCCGAAAAAAGCCATATGCAGACCCGGTTCACGATCCAGCAAGGCATATAGCTCTTGGACGGCGCGCATACGTTTGCGCCCACGGGCGTTGTTGATGCCGTATACGAAATAGTCGACGATGCGCGACTGGACCGCTTGAGAAGCAATGCTGAAATATTCGCCGATCCGCGCAGCGACCGCTTCCTCGGGAACCTGTTCCCGTTTGACGCCGTCCAGCTCGCGGCCGAGAAGCGCCAGAAACAGTTCATTGAGCCGCGCACGCTGCAGCGTCCCGCCTTCAGGTTTCAGATACGTGAGCAACCCGCCCAGCACGCCGCTCTTGTTATCCAGCACATCCAGGGAATCGATGCCCTGTTCAAGCCGGTAAAATTGCGCTAATTCGCCATAAGCCTCAATCGACAGCTCGCGGCCAGGCTCCATGTTGGCGAGCATTTCGTCCGCGAACGTATAAAAGCCTTCCGCGGCTGCTCTCCCTTCCGGCTGGAGCAATGACCAAGCATAGGTCATGTACGGCAGTTGGGCTGTCGACAGGTCGGCATGGGTCACCCTGCCGGACATCAAATCGAACGTAAAGTCCTTCTCCGTATTGCGATCCTTCGGACGAAGCGTGCCCCGTTCCACGAACTGCAGATGGATGCCTTTCTTCGCCTGTGGTTCCTTCGCGTACGTCATGAATCCCAGCTGCCTGCGGTAAGCATACGGCAAAGCAGCATACAGCAAACGCAGCAGCTTCCGGGCGCCGTCCGTTATCTCTTCGGCAGGCAAATCCAGTGCTACGTATACTTTGCGGCGCGTCGCCACCGCCTGCATGACGGCGTACAGCATACGCTTGAACAGCGCTTCGCTCATCTTCAGCGACTCCAGAACCGCTTCAGGAGACGGAGAGCCCTCTTCGGCAGACAATGATGGGGCTGCAGGCAAAGCGTCCAGCGAAGGCAATATTGTGCCTTGCTCGATGTCATATGACGTGGCGAAGGCAGTGTCCAGCCAACCGCCCTGTTTCATCTGCTGCTCCGCGCGGACGGCAGGCAGGACATAGTTATGGGCAAAAAAAGCGCTGCGCAGGCCGGTAAAATCGGCAGCCTGGTAGACGTTCTGCCCGAGGAGCGTCTCACCGTTCTCTAGGCGGACCAGGTGGATGGACGGCGGAAACTTGCTGCCGTCCTTCTCTCCCCGGCCCGTCAGTTCAGCGGGAGCGTCGTAGACGCAGTAAGGATGAAGCACTTTTTTGATGTAAGCAGGGTCCAATCCCGGCGATGCCGCAACCGTATCGAATCCTTCCGTGGTGCGAAACACCCCTCTCCGCTCCCTCGTGTACATCTGCTGTTCGATCGGCGGGGTTTGGGAAGAAGGCATCATTCCACTCTCCCCTCAATATACTTCAGCTTGTACAACAGCCACAGGAACGGCTCGTCCACGCGGATCGGACTGACGACGCCCTGCAGTTTCATGTTGACCGGATTGCTGCCCAATGCGGAAACGGCGAAATAGGCCGTATTTTTGAAATACACGTCCATCGTGCCTTTGAACGGCCGGTCCACCTTCTCCACGAAGCGGCGGATCTCTCCGTCGATGTTCTCGAACTCGGTCAGGTTGAAATAGTCGCGGTGCACCATGTTGCGGAACACGTTGCTGTTCGATTTGATATAATCGCCATCCTCGTCCTTGAGGGAATGCAGCATATCGCTTTTGGTCAACACGACGGCCGTCGGGATATCGGTTTTGGCCTTGTCCTGGTACGCGATGAAATCGCCGAACAGCGTCAGCACCACGTCGCGCGGCTCGTCGTATCTTGGCGTCCATTCGCCCGGCTCGTTGCCGAGATTAATGCGGATCTTGTCCCGGATGGAACGAATCTGAAGCGGATCTACCATGAACAGGATGCCAGCGGAATTTTTGATGTGCTGCCCGTGCAAACCGAGATAGTCCTGCTCCACCATGCCTTCGCCGGCCACGTCGAAGAATACCAGCGTCAGCGGAGCCTTGTCCTCGTCCTTGAAGACGAATTGGAAAATGAACGGCTCCTGCAGCTTCTCCTTCTGCGTCGAATCAAGCAGGTCCCCGCGTTCAAACAACGGCTCTTCGTAGTCGGCGCGGAACCTGCGGCTGATCTCCGCATTCAGCGGCATGCACGCGGCATCGAAATGGTCTGCCGTGTAGTGCTGGAGCGTATGGATCAGTGACGTCATGTAGACCGACTTGCCGACCTGCGACGCGCCGATAATGGAAATAATGTTGCTTGGCGCTTTGCCTGCCGTCACCGGCAGCTCATTGTGACACTGCGGGCATAGCCTGCGTCTCGTTACCACGCCGTAACGATCATTCAAGCCCATGATGATGTTATCCGAGTAAATGCGATGCTCTTCCGGCACGTCATGGGGGGCCAATACGGCCTCCATTTCGAATACGGTATCCAATCCAAAACGTTCGCGGTAGCGATTCAGCTTGGCGTCTTCCCCAAGCGCATAATCTTCATCGTCGTCGCGATGATGCGCGGCCCGGAACACGACCTCTTCCGGCGAAAATTTGCTGAAGCAATACGGACAGACGATATCGTAAAACAACGGACGTTCCTCCGGCTGCTGCCTTTTCAAAAACCGGCTAAAAAAACTCATAGTCTCTCCCCCTTCCCTGATCAGCGCAAAAAGATGATGCCTATTGCTTGAAACGTCAAAATGGTAAAAATTCATTCCGATGTATATAAGTTCGGCCGAAAGTGCTGATTACATCAACCTCGAATGCGTCCCAAACCGCTCTCTTCTTCGAAACATGCAATGCTAATCGGATATAAGCCGGTACACCGCACCGTACTTCGGACCGTCCGTAAAAAACAAGCGGACGTAATCGTCCTTGGCCACCTCGACGGCCGGCAATTCGGTTCGTCCCGGCGCAAAGTCGCTGAGGAACGGGTACACCGTCCCGTCCTCCTTGTTCAACGGCACGCCGCCTGGCTTTCGCACATAGCAGAGCGCCTCCTTCGGCACGGGGACCTCGGCCGTAACGGTCATCCACACGCTTTTCCGTTTCTGGAACAAGCCTTTTTTATATCGGATCGAAAAGCGGATATCCGCCTTGCGGCTGCTTGCGAGCACGGTATTGTCTCCATCCTGCTGACGGAGCAGCACCGGGCCGTCCTCGTCCATGCCGCAGGCATGGACCGTGTAGCGAATAGCGCCGAACCCCGTGATCCGATCCACGTATCCGTTGCTTGCTTTATATTCCTCTCTTGTGTACAGCTTGAGCTTACCCTGCGTCGTTTCACCCCCGACATGGTCTTTGCTGACCAGCTCCAGCTCCGATCTTTCAACATACACGGCTTCGATGCCTTCCGGCCACAACCAGCGAAGCGTGCAATGGTCTTCGTCCATCGCAAGGGTCAACTTGCGAATGGCCGGTCCCGATGCGTCCGTATCCATAACTCGCATGATCCGATGACCTCCCGATGTTTAAAATCCCTTGCTGCGCGTATCTCGCGGTCTTTGCGCGAAGCCCTCTGCGGCGTTGCTTCGCCCGCCGCCGTCCGAACGGCCGCGCTTCTTGCGCACCGTGTTCTCCCTGACCGGAATGATCCAGGTAAACAAGGTGAGTACGCCGGACAGGATGAGCAGCGCTGCAAAACGCGTAAGCGGATCGCCAATGGCCGAACCGTCGATGCCCCATTCCAGCAGCAGGCCGGCAAGCAGGCCGGACACGGCCCCGCCAATCCCGAAATTCATGGCCAGGTGGCGGTTATCGAACACAAGCCCGAGCGAAACGCCCAGCGCTGCCCCGATCAGCAGCAATGCCGCCACGCGGAAAATGGCCAAATACGTGCTATGCTGCATCATGCCCGTTCGCTCTGTTACCAGCGTCCGTTCGTC contains the following coding sequences:
- a CDS encoding glutathione peroxidase; the encoded protein is MSVYSYKAVTTANQDVSLDQYKGKVLLIANTASQCGLTPQYGELQKLYDRYRDQGLVVLGFPCNQFGGQEPGSSEEAASFCQLNYGVNFPVFAKVEVNGEGADPLFQYLREQQPGEGESNEIQWNFTKFLVNRSGEVVARYEPKESPEAMTAEIEQLLG
- the pelA gene encoding pectate lyase, giving the protein MKKISWSALLRFIPAATSIAMVTASALAVSPVNADSAPVTIKTEVISATAPVGADVSSILQRFRDYSAFATGDLAKDTAYALNIVSWQMPHGGFFKAMEEKYKARWDGKTARSDWKDPNGVELGTFDNDATVTEIRFLAHMYDQTGNPVFKDSIRKAVHFILVSQYPSGGWPQVYPKRGNYSDAVTYNDNAMVRTMVLIDDMIERREGFNNDILNEQDRARLKKALNKGIDYTLKAQIVNNGVPTVWCAQHDPVTFTPLPGRAYELASKSGSESVGITAFLMSRPQTPEIKKAAQSALRWFDTVRENGTKYNRQGPVYFEPDPGSVIWYRFYNVDEDVPFFADRDGLKYMDILEISEERRHGYSWAGNYARNLLKLASEQGYYTLRQPLP
- a CDS encoding ferric iron reductase, yielding MGAINYDWLQQYGRIAVTSLEQPVWSMPLAALKDPVQARQMLAEFNKHLRADSLRSAAVYFTHSLRGLVLGIHYMTAVCDARLDISLDNIELQLEVKNDRVAASFLLRDATERPHVQQAAEGDEPRNRACAHSSWRNEVLTAYYGEQLRPMIEGVAAAGGAKPGQMWSQLAGILRWFTTAVQQMPIEQAEREAVIKGYEHVISMPPDVLGLKRNLLSFKPVEVANPYQPGQTLLMKPACCLHHVVYDGQDYCYTCPKLSKAERQERYEAILAANK
- a CDS encoding beta-mannanase — encoded protein: MRVMDTDASGPAIRKLTLAMDEDHCTLRWLWPEGIEAVYVERSELELVSKDHVGGETTQGKLKLYTREEYKASNGYVDRITGFGAIRYTVHACGMDEDGPVLLRQQDGDNTVLASSRKADIRFSIRYKKGLFQKRKSVWMTVTAEVPVPKEALCYVRKPGGVPLNKEDGTVYPFLSDFAPGRTELPAVEVAKDDYVRLFFTDGPKYGAVYRLISD
- a CDS encoding ABC transporter ATP-binding protein, coding for MFRLETSKLDIAYEERLIVEDLNIQIPQGQITALVGANGSGKSTILKTMARIMNPKGGQVLLDGKSIHKQSTREVAKQLAILPQNPTAPEGLTVTELVSYGRFPYQKGFGSMRPEDKRMIEWAIEVTGMNEFHDRPIDQLSGGQRQRAWIAMALAQETDILFLDEPTTFLDMAHQLEVLQLLEMLNTTANRTIVMVVHDLNHASRYAHHMIGIKKGKAVATGSPVEVMNPDVLREVFNIEADIVIDPRSGVPLCLPYALAGARQQVSEQPVANESMLHVAGRTEQRIRTAAGS